The window ACAGTGTCATAATTTCATCTTCTTTTAAATACATTCACCAAGCATTTGAATTGTTTCATTAAATGAAAGATATTCAGGAACTAAGGAAGTTCTGACTTTGAGATCTGGCAATAGCTATAAAATGTGACCATCAatctttattgttatttaatgTAGACATAATTAATCAAAGTGATTCTTTCCCAAAATATTgttgtatttctatttatatgCCTAGCAATTTTGACAGAAAACTTGAAGGCTctattgttttcattcattatctaatttattatgtataaatattacatataaatatggtaatataaatgtacacatattttacatagttttaaatattttactttataatgccttgtgctttattatttttttatatattagacTGATCTCCTTAATAGGATTAGAAACTCTTAAAAACACCAAGACTATGTTATATACTTCTTTAATATACATTTACCCCATATGCTCAACAGCTAAGAAATGATCGACAGCCAGGAAACCTTAGTATCCAGATCTATTATTAATGTTAAAACATAAAGTACATGCAAAGTGGGAAAcataaccttttttttcttttttagtgtacaATTTATGATGGATTCTTCTAAACAGGACTACTTTCAATACTTTGCCAGAGTCCATGGAATTCTAATGTATAAAGATTTTGTCAAATATTGGGATGATGTGGAGACATTTGAGGCAAGACCAGATGACATTGTCATTGCCACTTATCCCAAATCTGGTAAGTCTCCCTGTTATGTCTAAGTTATACCCTTTTCTCCTAGAAATGATAAACCCATCTTGAATGGTAAATATTAACTTGTTTACTTCCACCACACTCATTCTTCATATTAAATAATGACAGACATAGTAGTTTAGAAATAGCATAAAAAAGTAGCTTATGATAGCTCTATTCTAAGACCACAATCCATACCTATAACTTGTGCAGCATATTGAAAAAAATGGGTATTAttgaccactttggaaaattatgTAATATACATGGGtgaatataaaatcataaacTAAACATAAAACTACTAACTGTGTTTACCTTACGTCATTATTGTCATGGTTATATAAAGTATAACCAATTTTCACAGattaagattaaaaacaacaaaaactctttTTCAGCTAACCAGCTCCTCTTTATAAGTCTATGcccaaaacttcatttttaaacaacatctttttttttctgagattagCTCAGCTGTTAATTATAGTTCCGAGTCATATAATAATAGACCTTTAAGAGTTAGAATGGTCCAGTTAAGACTTCTCTCTTGTTATGTTTAGCAGTTAAATATGTTCAGCACTTAATATGTCTTAGGCTACTACTAAATCTGTTCCTTCACTTCTCTTCCCTGTCAGAATCAATGTCAGCTCAATACCAGTCATCTGAAGAAGAAACCTGAGAACTATTCCAGATTCTCTTCCTCTTGCTTCTTCACCTGTCAAATGCAGTCAATCAAAATGTTTTGCCCCTTTTGTCTTGTAGATATGTGTACATCACAGTCACTCTCTTACAAGTctcttgtctgtcttcttttttatttttaatgttttttatattagtttcaggtgtacaaaacaacataatgattagatatttacacccatcacaaagtgataatgcgCCATTGTCTCTCTTCTAATTGATCCTTCActccattcttttatttactcTGCCACTAGATGACTTCTTCCAAAACACAACCCTGATAATCTTGCTCTTAATGTGTGTCAATGCCTTTccaaacttttagaaaataactcGAATTCTTTAATATGAACTACAAGGTATTTCATCCCCACCCATCTCTTCAGGTAGACTCTTTGATTTAGGCTTTACAATCTATTTCCCATTCTTTTCCTCACTACTATACTATTCTTAAATATCTaacctttgatttaaaaaaaaggaaaaagaaaagaaaaaggagaagacagTTCTTCTGCTTGGTAAAACCCTTCCATATCTCACAAAACTGGTGCATTTATGCCACTAATTTGTTCAGGCTAAGCTCAATTATTATGTTCTCTTGAAGGCATTCCTTGTCGAAACATTGCATCAGCAGCAGCATACTGAATTAAATGTTCCTCCTTTGTAGTTCTTTAAATCCCTGTGCCCACCTGTATTATAatatcttaagaaaaaggaagtgtTGTAATTACTGAACATTGTTTTTGACTTTCAAAGGGCTTTTGATCACAACAGGACAGGGAACaggtttattattttctatatcctCTCAACTTGACTCAAAATGAGGAATAAGAAGTTAACTGTAAAGTTTGTGGTTTGAAAGCATATTTGAGTGTATCATCTATTATTTAAGcctccttacttttttttttttgtcatgggACATTTCATCATAAATCCAAATACCTTCTTCAAAAGAACCAAGTGACCCCACTCTTAGCTTCTGAGGACAGTTGACCTGGAAACAGGAAGTTCATAGACATGTGACATAGTCTGGCTCAGATAAGAGGAACGTGACCAAATTCTCTAAAGAATTTGACTTAGAAAATGCAGAGATAATGAAAAAAGTAGTAATGgaaattgaaagtaaaaagataacaGGTGTAGGTGGGTTCACAGCCATGAGGTTGCATGGGAAGCCCAAGTTATGTGGgatcagaaacaaagaaataaagagaagaggaGTCAGTGGGGTCATGGGATGAGGCTagggagggagaagaggtggGGATTTAATTAATCACAAATAGTCAATAATTTAATCATCCATGCCTATGTAACAAAATATCCATAAAACACTAATCCAGAGGATGTATCTCTTCCAGATACAGTTACTAGAACCTGAAAATAACTATCATATATATTGTTCAGCCTTCTGTCTTGGCTTAATAGCTTCATGTACTTCAAACAACCaatcttttttataaatatatttccctTCCACCATCCTGATTAATATGATTTACATCATCCCCTAAATGTAGTGGTCCATATTATAGCCATGAATCAAATAATAAATAGTCATAATAATATGAGTTTTACCAGGAGTATGAGGGTTTTAATCACTTTTGTATCCCCCCCAACACACTCTACATTACCTTTCATATATAGTTCCCACAATAACTATATTTGCAATGATAGCATATTGTGGTCCACATAGATAGCAACACAGAAGAAAAACCCTATGGATATGAGCCTCTATATTTCTATTAACCCATCCTAAGACCTAAGACCCTTTGATCCTGCGAGATTCATAAGCAGACCCATTCTTCTGAaggataaatgtgtgtgtgcgcacacatacACGTACATGCCTATTTTTCAGTTTGGATTTCCTAGAAATAAAGCTCTCTATCACGAACCACCTCTCTAATCCCCACCCCTAGCTCACCAGAACTGACTTTCAAAGGGCTTTTGATCACAACAGGACAGGGAGCAGGGAGTCATTTTTggtaggagatttttttttttcttcatttttcaagtgAATTGCCTTTAACAAAATAGCTGGGGTTATTGAgaagtggggaaggagagaaggggaagggtgGTAAATTACTAGAGGTGAATGTATGATCTTCTATAAACAGGACATAAACAAAGCATATGGAATTCTAGAGACATTGAAATCAAACCAGAaataagcaaaaagtaaaatgaatatgaTCATATTGAAATTTTACAGTGCTCTGAAGTTTGTTGTCTCATTCTATAATGGTTATAATGAAACTCCCTACTCATATCTGTCTGCAGAAGACCTGCTCTGAGGAGAATATATGCTGAATGTCCAGCTTTCAATAATTTTCTGATGAAAATGCTCATTGtctttgcaaaaaaataaagatcagggGATTTTACAGGACACAATAACATGACCTGAAATAACACAATAAGAGTAGAGCAATTTCAGTACAGCCTGGGGAGTTGAAGCTAGAggcaaataagaataaaataaattaataatcgTGTATTTATTGGCATTGCAATATGCTCAGCACTAATTATGTGCATAGGGTACAAAGGCAAGTATACAAGTTGACCTCTGCATGGAATGAGCTTATATTCTATTAGGTAAATGATGATAACAACATGGTGATGATGATACATGTCCAATCTGAACTGAGTGCTTACCACTCTGACAAGTACTTTTCATAGAAAAGTAATTGCAATGAGCTTAGCAGTTAGGTAagtcacataaacaaaactgaggcacataaaaattaagtaactcAAGCATGATTCTAGGCTAGTGAATGATTGGTTAAGACAATATTTCACACTAGGTAGAACTGGAAGCTCTTGCTTTTAACCACAGCTACACCTTGTTAACTAGGAAGACGCctccttactttttaaatgtaaaactttagATCCAAACTATTATCAGCTTGCATAATGTCACAGTTCATCATGGACAAATTGAGACTCCTACCACAGGtatgttttactataatattcaTCCTTATTTATTGAGGCTATTTTGGGGTCCTATTAGattaaatattagagaaaataattcttaagtCCTGTGGCTATTGTGACACCCTTCAAATAATATTGCATTGGTACCAATCTACTTCACCTAGCTATAAATTCATCATTTCTATCTTCAGCCCAGCATGGTCAGTGAGAGTCTCaggtttgtttaattttaacagGCACCACCTGGGTTAGTGAAATTGTGTACATGATTTATAAAGAGGGTGACgtggaaaaatgcaaagaagatGTCATTTTTAATCGAATACCTTTCCTGGAATGCAGAAAAGAAGAGATGATGAATGGTAatgtttaaattgattttaaaagctatatgaatatatttttaagtgtgaaTGTAGATGATGCAAGGAAAGAGACTGTACGCAAGAGTGGCAATTAGTATTATGTCTCCCATATAGCAAAgcatgtaaatttaaatttaaatcttgaCAGAGTTTATGGTATAGCATGTGTCTGGAAAAGAGTGAATAAAGGTAGCTCATAAATGCCTTCAGCAGAGCCTAGCAATCAATATGAGCATTTATCTCTGTATGGGCTACATGTGATGATATTTTAAACACTAgaaaactatatttcttttttaggagCTATGCAAAAGGATATTcacagataattttaatattgtgaaAAATGAGAAACACCATAAATATTAGTCAAcacaagaatatttaaaagtgatATAATAACACtgtaaaatcattaaaaattttaggATGTCATATGTTTTCAACATTGCAGTTTCAGTATCATATTGAGGAAAAAAGGcagtcagaaaatattaaaaattcgtgtgtgtgtgtgtgtgtgtgtgtgtgtgtgtgtgtgtggtacttGAATGGCTATGACTCTGGGCATATAGAGATATATTTATATAGGAGGCTattcaccaaaatgttaataatgatttttctaaagtggtaacattttatttgatcttattttttctctataattTCCTCTATCTAATCTTTTATAGtgagtatattattattattattattattattatttaaatataatgtagTATCTTAAagttacttctatttttaaaatatctataaatgccatataaatatttatgttttgaagTTGCCTAacctttcattgtttttaaaaatcaggaataaaacaattaaaacaaatggCATCTCCTAGAATAGTGAAGACTCATCTCTCAGTGACGCTTCTTCCAGCCTCATTTTGGGAAAAGAACTGTAAGGTAACCAGAGTCAAGTATTCTTAAAACTTTATCCAACTCAAAGAAATTTTAGAATGCTCAAGTCATAACAGTGTCATATACaacttgtttatgttttctttcattaaatctataaatatttaacaaatgtaGCTTACAGTCAGTATAGTCAGagtctgtattttaatttcaacTCCAGAGGTGATTCTGAATAAAACAAGTAAACTCTCTAaggcagtttcctcctctgtaaaagaaGGTTAACAGTAGCATCTTCCTCATATAGTTGTtataaaggttaaatgaaataGCGTTTATAAACTGCTTAACATAGCACCTAGCATATTGTAAACAATAAATTGTAGCtacttttgtatttgttattaGTACTGACTGTATTGAATATTGAATGTACTCCTTTTGCAAACTTTAGTACTTGGTACTATGAGGTATGCAAATGAACTAGACAGAGATAAACcggacaaatattatataataattatttactgagtgcctatcGTACACCAGCAATATAACAATTAACAAGACATATGCAGTCCTTGTCTTCATGGACACATAGTCCATTGGGGGAAAGGGACAAGTAAATAGGCAATGCATTGTCACAGGTCAAGCAAGAGAAGAATTCTAGCCTATTGAGGGCTGGGAAGGCATCCAAGAGCAAGTAacatctcagtaaatatttgcagaatgcACAATGGTTAGTCTGTATAATCCCAGAGGCAACCCAGGGGGGATTTGAAACCAGTTTAGTTTAACTAGAAAATTGAGTGTACATATTGGCTGGATGAGTGAAGGGAGATAAGCTAGGGCTTGATTACAATAGACGTTGAAGTCAAATTATGAAGTTTGGACTCTATTTCACGATAATGAGGAGTTATAAACATATTAAGCTGATGATTAACATGATCAGTTTCACTTTTTAGAAAAAATGATGAGTAaccaaaaatacatacaaaacatTAAGTCTTGGAACACTGATACTGTTTATCAATGCCTTTCTAGCTTTTTTAAGGATACACTATGACCCATACCACATATATGAGTTATTAAAGTACCATATGCAGTTATTACTAATCCAAAAGGTGATTTATCACAGTCATGAAACATTTCCACTTTGTACTCTGTTGTTACATGGTGTATTTGACGTTTTCTGAGATCCATGATCCAAAATTCTGTAGATCccaatgtttctttgttttcttttaccataAGCaatccaagatagaccatatacaTTCTGCTGAATTCATTCAATACATAACGCTCTCTCAGTATATTTTCTAGATGTGTCATTACCATTCTTTCAAGAGATTTGACTaagttactttatttttcctttgaagaatGGGTGATAGCCTCCTTTACTTTTCAAATGGAAATAGATACTATACTTTTACAATAGTCGCAGTCTTCTCAAAATTGCTTCTTACATCAGAGATCATCAAAGCGTAGAAAATAGTTGGATGGATTCATGTTCTGAGTATTTCCAGGATATTCACTGCGGGACAAAAAGGCAGATGAATTGAGACTATTAGTGAAAGTGTGTATGAAGGTGTGGACCAGAAAATATAAGTGAtaaaaaagtggaagaaaaaaaaaggaaacaggtgaaATTTAGTTCTAAGATAATTGGTGTTTTGCACAAGATGATAGAATTTCTTAATGCTAGAACTAGCAACTAAAATCAAGCGTTCCTGGTTGTTAATTTGTTGGTGTTTCCACTACAGGTAAAACAGAAACTCACCAGGGTGTTGTTGAAGGTTATATTTTCACTGAGATCAATGTGCACACAAACCCTCTTACAcatgttttttgtctgtttgttgttAAAATTATGAGTGTGGAAACaataggactttttttcccctttagtaTACAGCATGGTAGTATAGCATAAAAATCGGAGGACTTTATTGTTGACTGAATGATTTACCAAATCATTTACTCTCTTTGATTTATTCCCAGTGATGCATTCTGACTCAGCTTCAGTTTAGTTTCTTCATATAAACTGGGGATAATTATCTATCTGGCCCAATTTGTATCAATAGAATTGTGACACTCAAATGAGGTATTATATGTGAAAATGGCATAAAAATGTAGAGAACTAACATTGAACAACACTACAAAAGATGCTGTCACTTCAGGTTATTGAAggacttttcttctttataattttatatattttatagactttctaaaacaaatatgtattatgtttataattgaaaacataaatgctttctttttaagtcttgaagtatttttaatacttgaaaaatattaggtgatttaatatttgattttatccTCTTAGATGATCTATCTTTGTCGGAATGCCAAGGATGTGGctgtttcttattattatttctttctaatgGTATCTGCTCATCCAAATCCTGGATCTTTTCCAGAGTTTGTAGAGAAATTCATGGATGGAGAAggtaaaataacttattttctctgaattctttcAAGGTAAATGATACAAGACAAATGGCATCTCTAAGCAAAAATTTTGGTCATCTTTTCTGGTCTGTTATCTTTCCTGATCCTTAATTAAAACACATATGTTCTAGATGCTCTTTAATTTTAGAGAAACCATAGGGTTTCCAGATGTGAATGGCAAATTGTGGAATATGACAGGTCAGTTCAATGcctaaaaatatatagaagtatACTTGGGATTTGGAggtaacattttttctctttaagattGAAACTCAGTGTCCAAttctttgtcttgtctgtttttattagaaaagtaTTTCAAAGCATGTTGTTACAACTCCATTGaacaacaagaagaaaggaatagGGGAGAAAGAATGCCCCATTTTTCCCAAGTTCAGGTGTTAGGAGGGTCCAGAATTCACAAAGAAGTCTGAATATCTACAGAGTTCTTATTCATTTTACCCAGTGTACAGTCTAAATGATTCAACTACATTCCTCAGAATAGTGCGAGAGTTACTTGAGCAGAAATTCCAGgaaattttgcctttttatttaattccatTCTAGAGCAATTGAATATTTAGATTTGAGGAAAAAAGGGTTCAAGAGATTCTATTAACTGAAGAAGGCCATTCTGATCCTGTAGTGATAAttccgtgtttccctggaaataagacctagccagaccatcagctctaatgagttttttggagcaaaaattaatataaaacctggtattatattatattatattatattatattatattatattatattatattatattatattatattatattatattatattatattatattatattatattatataagacccggtcttatattatagcaaaataagaccaggtcttatattaatttttgctccaaaagacgcattagagctgatggtccggcttggtcttatttttggggaaacacggttgtaaggaaaataataatagcactttGATAACCATAGAAGCTAATATTGACTCAATAAAAGTAGGATATGTGTGCTTTGTGTTTGTTGCTACATTTTGGGAAAATGTATACTACAGCATCATGAATAAAATATAGGcagtgtgataaaaaatacagtgaatgttttaaataaaaaaaattgttacagtaaaagacacattgccattaatccccctcaaaatactccaccCTTACTTTGAAcgcacttatctcatcattctttcCACTATCTCGAGGAATTCTGTAAGTCTTCTTTCGTGagagtctttagttgtgctgtcatggctgcttccgatgtcctgaatcagtttgactttgaggaagagccagaagtcgcacagtgccagatctggttaataaggtagatgaggacacaccaaatgtttttatttgacagaaattgccatataccaggagcaatgtgtgacatgaagcattgtcatgatggaggagatttatggcacactttaaaacacaccttctctcaaccatagctcacactcaACTGACtacaccgaacaagttgaaacttgtcacagaCTGTTACTAAGGTTAGATGCACTGCTtcttgtattgaagatccctgcctttccattggatggcacttggcagcagcattcatcatattttttttatcacaatgtgGAAAGGcttcgtgtcacacattgcttctggaatatggcaatttctgtcaaatgaaaacattacagtgtgtcctcatccaccttattcaccagatctggcactgtgtcaCTTCTGACTCtactccaaagtcaaaatgattcaggacaattgaggcagccacaacaatgCAACAAAGACACTCAAGACagaggacttccggaactgcttcagaatgtggCATGAAtaatggggtaagtgtgtttgaagtgaaagGGAATagtttgagggggattagtggcaatgtgtcttttactgtaataattttttttttaaatttaaacattcaccgtattgtttgatcaacCCTCATATGCCTCAACATCATCAAAACCCACATTgtaaaagaaagataaagttgCACCTTCACAAAACAGATGAATAAGATCactataaatattattatgtaacttttttctctaaagaaaaatctccagtagaatcaaagaacaaaaaaggTATGCAATGACTTAATGCAAAGTGGAATGCTTTGACTCACACATCTTATATCATTCTGTCATCTTTTTATTGGGTGAAACACTTGGATATACGTGAGAGAAGATaaaggaagagaatgaagagaCAGTATTTGGTCATATCACATCCTctcaaaaatctaaattttttacAGTCAGAATACACTAAAGGTCCCAAGAGAGCACCCTTTGCCAATAAAATGCATGTAGTATTATATAATAAACAATTATATAGCTACTGGCTTCAGTTGCCAAAGCTAGTTTGTAAATGGCAAATTAGAGACCTGGACTAAATTCTGATTGTAAGAACATTGATAGATCCACTAACTCAACTCCCTttactaacacacacacacacacacacacacacacacacacacacacacacacacacatttcaaaaatGCTTTCATAAGCTCTGAATCAAATTGATGGGAGGGGGActttcttcactttctctctgtGCCATAAACCATGTCACAATGGTGAAAATTGGAAATATGTTTCTTTATGTTGTTTATTCAACATACTTTTCCTCGTTTACTGTATAAGAATTTGCTTAAGATGTGTAGCTGATCTCTAGTTTTCATTCTATgattacttatttatatttatttgtagctACTGTTTGAACACTCATTTTCAAGCTGTATACAGATGATACTATGCCCTTATGttgtttttattcctaattttagtTCCTTATGGTCCCTGGTATGACCATGCAAAATCTTGgtgggaaatgagaaagaatCCACGTGTGCTATTTCTTTTCTATGAAGACATAAAGGAGGtgagaaactgaaaacatatggACATCTTAGTAATGTCTAAAATGTAGCATTTGACAACAGTCTAGAGACAAAAATcagcttttaaataaatgatgtagTCACCTCTAAAAGTTATAAGAATCCACATACTTTAGCACAGATTTAAAACTAGTAAACATAAATCTGTGGATGAGTATATTTAAAACCAAGTGTcaaaaaaattagcaaagatACAATTTGAGAGAACTTGAgtttatgaaacaaaataaaacaagaccaccacacacacatgcgtTCGCGTGCGCACGcggacacccacacacacacacacacacaaacacacacacacacacagaatcatgACAGGCAAAAAGAGTCACCTGACCAGTCTCCAAATCTATAGATGTTGGAAATATCAgagaactttaaaataactatgcttaatatgtttaaagatataaaagaagaagtttaaaattttacaaagaaacaagGGCTACTAAAATTAACAAGtcagatagggaaaaaaaagagcaaaacagaatttccaaaatgataaaaaattgaaattagaaatcagGAGATGGTTTAAATAACAGATAATACATGGAAAATCATGGGTTAGTAATGTGGAAGATGGAGCTGAGGTAATTACATAGAATTTACCACACTGAGATAAAtagaatactttaaaaaagaGAGTAATGGATATGTAGGATAGAGTGATAAGAgttgatacatatatatcaactCAAACTTTCAGAAGAAGAGAGTACAGAGAATGTTTGGAACAGAATTTGCAAAATTCTGATGTCCTCAAAATGTCCTTATAATCCagtttttttatagtttcattcGTAATcaggataattaaaaataaaaaaaaaaatcactatgagatgtcacttcacacccaccagTCCGACAAcaatgaaaaagactgacaataataAATGTTAGTCAGGATGTGGATCAGTGAGAAGTAACACACTGCTGACAGTAGTATAAAAAGATACAAACACTATGGAAACAGCTTGTCATTATACACAAAGGTCAAACATGCACATAAGACCCGGGAATTTCACTAGTAGATATATACTTTTGAGGAACTCTGGCTTATGTGCTTTAGGTTATAGGTACAACAATCTTCATAGCAGCATTCTCCATAACCATAAacattggaaacaacccaaatacacAAGAATCAATACATAATGTATATTATTAtcctataattaaatattatattgcaatgaaaaggaataaacttCACATGTGTATATCAAAAACACATATATAGTATTggtaaaaaaaacatatatagtaTTGTCTAGGGATACATATGTACTAAGTTTCAAAACTATAAAGTAAAGCACATGATTGATTAGGTCAACTTCAGAGTAGCaggtcttttgttgttcttgtttgtggaaatgggaatggaaaatgaAAGGAATGCCAATGGAAACTTGCAAATGGAAGAATTCAACAAATTTTGAATGTTCTGTTCCATAAATTGGGTAGTAGGTAATGGGTACTGTGTCATTTTAGTTCTTTAAGCACAAATGTATacatatcaaataattttttaaaagacagacaaAATACTGCGTCTCTTTATTAAGACAGGAGAAatgtcttctttcattccttattAACACCAAGAAAGCAATTGATATCCATGTCTAGTTCACttctttatataattattaaaatccaTGTTGCTGTACTTCTAGAGGTGTTTTGATgaggacatttaaaataaaataataaataatattttagaaatttaattataatttatttgtagaatttaaCACTAGCACAAATTCAAAGGAGAAGCAGCCATGATCTGTAGTTTATTACTTATCTAATACTGTGTTCTGTAACTAGAATATTGAAGACAGGAAATTTAAAAGGTACACaagcaaaatttattatttaatccgACCATTAACTAATCCAACCATCTCAACCCCTTCCACCCAAATTGTCCATGTCCACTCATTTCCCACTTTAGTTAATAATGGCCAGGTTTAACTTTGCTCTATATTTGAATCAATAAGGAGtctaagaatgaataaataaaggttCTATTTTTTCTACAATTTATCAAGTAGAGAATAAGACATATTAACATTACTTATAAAGGCACAATATTTTTTGTGGAAGACagacaagtaaataaaatattataagaatAATTATATGGTACAATAGATTTATATGATAATTTATGGGAGTAAAAATAGTCATCTAACTTAAATTGGAATTGTAAAGGAAATCATCCCAAAGAAGGTGACACTTCAGCTGAAGTTTAATAGGTAGCTATAATTTGTAGGACAGAGAATTTGAGAACAGCATTCTATGTAGAAAGAACTACACACAGAATAAGCATTATAATTGGTATTGCAAATACTTAGTTGCATTGAGTGATTTAGCTGGATAATAGGGTACACTATAGGAGTGACATAGAGATAGGGATGTTTGTAGCTATGGTTTATATATTACTTCTGAGTTTCCATGCTGAGGACTTGACTTTTTacacattttcttaatctttctggTTCCTTTGCTTTTCACTAGTTACAcaaaaaaattaggagaaaaat of the Rhinolophus sinicus isolate RSC01 linkage group LG02, ASM3656204v1, whole genome shotgun sequence genome contains:
- the SULT1E1 gene encoding sulfotransferase 1E1, with the protein product MMDSSKQDYFQYFARVHGILMYKDFVKYWDDVETFEARPDDIVIATYPKSGTTWVSEIVYMIYKEGDVEKCKEDVIFNRIPFLECRKEEMMNGIKQLKQMASPRIVKTHLSVTLLPASFWEKNCKMIYLCRNAKDVAVSYYYFFLMVSAHPNPGSFPEFVEKFMDGEVPYGPWYDHAKSWWEMRKNPRVLFLFYEDIKEDIRREVIKLIEFLGRKPSEELVDKIVQHTSFQEMKNNPSTNYTTLPDEVMNQKISPFMRKGIVGDWKNHFTVALNEKFDRHYEQQMKGSTLKLRTEI